Proteins from a genomic interval of Pseudophryne corroboree isolate aPseCor3 chromosome 4, aPseCor3.hap2, whole genome shotgun sequence:
- the LOC134911440 gene encoding uncharacterized protein LOC134911440, producing MYSETKDCIFCFCCLCFDRSSRSFLGSVGVNDWSHVSAILKAHENVSSHMLAYQSWIETEKRLNSGNTIDRVEQLLIVKESERWSNVLNRLMNIILYLAENNIAFCGSSDKLYTKNNGKYLGLIQLLAKFDPVMQEHVGRILKDELSVHYCVSRWQILNDHVISFTLKKPSDTRWEAKISSVKAVRYQVADIHDALISLSEKEEKHDHEIAHEEITLSCQLKDFSFLVSLVIWYDILFQVNVVSKSMQSQSMDVIKTVELIHGCIKFLEEYKKNGFENAISSAKELAKVLEGVPEFQATKRIRYVKRHFDYESRDDQIATTPKKQFEVEFFITLLDVAIMSVRERFQQLNQHAETWGFLYKITELPNREQLEKHCSDLQLALTTGEDADIEGGPLCDELISIQKFVENMAMPTPLNTLNFIKTSKLEDLYPNTWVSLRILLTTPVSVATGERSFSKLKLIKTYLRSSMSQEMLSSLATLSIENDVSPNRFCRIDQKFC from the exons ATGTATTCCGAAACGAAAGATTGCATATTCTGTTTCTGTTGTTTATGTTTTGATCGTAGCTCAAGATCATTTTTAGGGAGTGTAGGTGTCAATGATTGGAGTCATGTGTCTGCAATCCTCAAAGCACACGAAAATGTTTCAAGTCACATGTTGGCTTATCAGTCATGGATAGAAACTGAAAAAAGACTTAATTCTGGAAACACAATTGATAGAGTAGAACAACTGTTAATTGTGAAAGAATCAGAGCGTTGGTCAAACGTTTTGAATAGATTGATGAATATAATTCTGTATCTTGCAGAAAATAATATAGCATTTTGTGGTTCTTCGGATAAATTGTATACCAAAAACAATGGAAAATACTTGGGTCTTATTCAGTTATTGGCAAAATTTGATCCTGTTATGCAAGAACATGTTGGTCGTATTTTGAAAGATGAACTGTCAGTTCATTACTG CGTTAGTCGTTGGCAGATTTTGAATGACCATGTAATTTCTTTTACTCTAAAAAAACCTAGCGACACACGTTGGGAGGCAAAAATTTCCAGTGTGAAAGCGGTTCGATACCAAGTTGCAGATATTCATGATGCACTTATTTCTCTTTCTGAAAAAGAGGAAAAACATGACCATGAAATTGCACATGAAGAAATTACTTTATCTTGTCAGCTGAAAGATTTTAGTTTTCTTGTTTCGTTGGTGATTTGGTACGATATACTTTTTCAAGTAAATGTAGTCAGTAAATCGATGCAGAGTCAGAGTATGGATGTAATAAAAACCGTGGAATTAATACACGGTTGTATCAAGTTTTTGGAAGAATATAAAAAAAATGGCTTTGAGAATGCTATATCAAGTGCCAAAGAGCTTGCAAAAGTTCTTGAAGGTGTCCCTGAATTTCAAGCAACAAAAAGAATACGTTATGTGAAACGACATTTTGATTATGAGAGTAGAGATGATCAAATTGCTACAACACCTAAGAAACAATTTGAAGTTGAATTTTTTATTACATTGCTTGACGTAGCTATTATGTCAGTTCGAGAGAGATTTCAGCAACTTAATCAGCATGCTGAAACATGGGGTTTCCTTTACAAGATAACTGAATTACCAAATAGAGAGCAGCTTGAAAAGCACTGCAGTGATCTCCAGCTTGCTCTGACTACTGGTGAGGATGCAGATATTGAAGGTGGTCCTCTATGTGATGAACTGATCAGTATCCAGAAGTTTGTAGAAAACATGGCAATGCCAACTCCACTCAACACACTGAATTTTATCAAAACATCAAAGCTAGAAGATCTATATCCAAATACATGGGTTTCTTTGAGAATCTTATTAACAACACCAGTTTCTGTGGCTACTGGAGAGAGAAGCTTCTCAAAATTGAAATTAATAAAAACTTATCTGCGATCCTCTATGTCTCAAGAAATGTTGAGTTCATTAGCAACCCTTTCGATTGAAAATGATGTATCTCCAAACAGATTTTGCAGAATTGATCAAAAGTTTTGCTAA